The following DNA comes from Acidobacteriota bacterium.
GTGCGGCCACCGGAATCTCAGCCACGGCCCGCCTCCGTCGGCCGGCCGCGCCGCAGGACCCGGCGGAGGAGTGACGCCGGTGAGCGGCCCGGCGCCCCGAGCAGGAAATCCTCGCGTCCGATGATCCGGGATGCGGCGAGGAGACACAGCGCGATCGCGGCTCCCTGGACGCCGACGGCGGCGGCGATCGCCGGCCAGGAGAAAACGCCGTTGAGTGCGTCGCGGAGCATCAGCAGGACGCCCACCACCGGAACGGCGGCCCAGCGCAGGTCGAGCCGGATGTCCGGATCTTGAAGGAGGAGCAGCGGCAGAACGGTCAGCAGATACAGGGGAACGACCATCGACTGACCCTCGCGGAATGTGCGGGCGGCCGAGGCGGCCAGCATCATCAGGGCAGCGAGCAGCAGGGCGACCGCCACGATGCCCGCCGCGAACAGGAGAACCGTCCCCGGAGACAGGCTGAAGCGGAAGTCGGCCGTCCGGGAGCCCAGAATCGGCGCGAGCATGAACCTCATGCTCGCCACCATCGCGGCGACGTTGAGCAGGCCCGCGAGCGCGCCGAGGGTGGCGACGTGAAGGTACTTGGCGGCGGCGACCTGCCAGCGCGGGACGGCCAGCGTCAGCGTCGTCTCCCACGTCGAGCGTTCGCGCTCGCCGGCGGTCGCGTCCACCGCCGGCGCCATCGTGCCGACGGCGACGATGATGACGACGAGCAGCGGCAGCATCATCCCCAGCAGGTACGCTCCCATCTGGCGGCCGGTCGCTGCGTTCCTCCGCTCCACGGCGAACAGCACCCAGTCGCGATCGGGCACTCCTGCTCGCCGGGCCCGGTCGGCGGCATCGTCGGCGCGCAGGCGACCGACGATCTCCTCCAGTCGCGTCTTCGCCATGCGGCTGCGGTCGCGAGCGCCGTCGTACTCGAGGACCAGAGCCGGACTTCGTGCTCCCGGGGCCGGCGCACCGACCGAGAGAACCGCATCGACCCGGCCGGAGCGCAGCTGCTCTTGCGGGGTCCCGCCGCCTGCAACTTCGACGATCTCGAGGTCTTCCGCCGCCAGGATCCGCTCGCGCAAGGCGGGCAGCTTCCCGCCGTCCCGCAGGAGCACGCGTCCCCGGAGCCCTTCGACCTGCCCCTGAACGAAAGTCACCCCGGTGAAGATGAGCCAGATGAGCGTCGGGTAGAGGAAGATCGGTATCAGCACGCTGGAGACCAGGATCGTCCGTTCGCGGAGGGAGCAGCGCAGCTCGCGCCGGTACAGGGCGAAAAGGGGCCGCCAGCGGTTCATCGCGGGATTGTACCGCGGTGCGCGAGGGCCGGAGCCCGCGATCCGGGGCCCGCGATCCCGTAGACTCGTGCGGCGCGCCCGGGCGAGGAGGGCGATGGGCTTCTATGGGGAAACGGTTCTCCCGCGGCTGATCCACTTCGTGCTCGGCCGCCGCGCCATCTCCCGGCTGCGGAGCCGCCGGCTCGCCGGGGTGCGGGGAGTCGTCGTCGAGATCGGTTTCGGCAGCGGACTGAGCCTCCCGCACTACACGCCGGCGGTCACCCGCCTGATCGGCATCGATCCCACCAGAGGCGCGCTCCGGCTCGCACGGGACGTCCTGGCGTCCGCGCGCTTCCCGGTCGCACTCGTCGCCGCGAGCGCCGAACACCTCCCGCTGGCGGACGGATCGGCCGACGCGGTGGTCAGCGCCTTCACGCTGTGCTCGATCCCCGACGTCGACCGAGCCCTCGCCGAGGTCGGCCGGGTGCTCCGTCCCGGCGGGGAGCTCCACTTCGTCGAGCACGGTCTTTCCGACGAGCCCCGCACGGCCCGCTGGCAAGAGCGGCTGACGCCCCTCCAGCGGCGTCTCGCGGGCGGATGCCGCCTCGACCGCGAGTTCGGGGGACTCGCGCGCCGGGCCGGCTTCGTTCTGGAGGAGCTGGAGCGCTTCCGTCTTCCCGGCCCCCGGATCCTCACCGAAATCTATGCGGGCATCGCGCGGCGCCCGTGAGTCGGCGGCCGGCCCCGCCGCTATACTGCGCCGGTCCGCGGCCGGCGGCGGCTGCGGGGGAGGGCGCTCGCGCATGACCCCCGGCGGAAGGTGCCGGACCGAATCCCGCCCGCAGTTGTCGCTCAACGACGACCCGCGCCTGTCGCGCTACGTCGTCGTCGAGCGGGGACCGGATGGAACGCGGCGGCTTCGGCACACCGTCACGTGGAGCACGCTCCCGCCGGACGCGCCGGAGGAAGCGCTCCGCGCGGAATTCTTCCTCGCGGGTCAGGAAGAGGAGGCGCTCGAGCGGCGCCTCGCATCCGAACCGACGCGGATCGCGCTCACCCTGGTCGTGACGTGGCGGTGCAATCTGCGCTGCACGCACTGCAGCGTGCTGCACCGGCTCGTGCGGCGTGAGGAACGCGGGCTCCGCCCGGGGGATTTCCGGGACTTCGTGGAGCGGTGGCGCCACCGGGTCGCCCCGCCGGAAGGTTTCACTCTCTCTCTGGTCGGCGGTGAGCCGCTCCTCGAGCCGGACCTGTGCAGCGAGGCGGTATCGGCGGTGAGGGGCGGGGGGACCGCCCGGTGCGACATCACGACGAACCTGGCGGTGATCCTGCAGCCGGCACACATCGAGCTCCTTTCCCGCCTCGACGCGATCGTCGTCAGCCTGGATGGACTGGAGGAAGCCCACAACGCCCAGCGCCGGCCCTACCGGGACGGCTTCGATCCGTTCCGCCGGACCTGGGAGAACCTGGAGAGGCTGGTGGCGGAAGGGCTCGCCGATCGGATCCACGTCCAGGGGGCGGTGCGCGACCCCTACGGCACGATCGAGCACTTCGAGAACTACCAGCGGGCGCTGATGGCGATCGGGATCCGCTGGGACCGGATCTCGTTCGGGGCGGTGCACCCGACCGTGCGAGATCCGGCCGTCCAGCGCACCTTCCTCCGGACGCTCCGCGACCCTCTCCCGCGGTGGCAGATGTGCTGCAAGTACCGTGGCGGCCGGTCCTTGACGGTCGGTCCCGACGGGGGCGTCTACTCCGACTTCTACGATTACGAGCGTCTCGGCAGTGTCGGCGATCCGCCGGAGGCGATCCTGGAACGGTTCCGGGCGCTCGCCCGCTCGATGCCGGCGCTCCGCGATCCGACATGCCGCGCCTGCCCGGTGCTCGGGTGCTGTTGGGGCGGCTGCACGAACGCCCGCCTCCTCGTGGGGGATCGGCCGAGCGAGCATTGCGGCCGGGAATCGCTGATCCGGACGGTGCGCCGCCTGGCCGAGGAGGGACGCCTCCCGGAACACGGCGCCCGACCGCGTTGCGGCTGAGCGGCACGCCCGGCCCGCCCCTGGCGAGGCCGGCGGAGCCCGCCCCTCGTTCCGGGACGCGGATGCGGAGCCGAGCAGCCGCGCGAACGCGGCGGCGCCGGCGGGCGCCTCGGGCCACTTTGGGTCGGTGATCCATCCCGCCGACCGGGCGGAACGAGAGCCAGGCCGGGGCCGGAGAGCCCCGCCGGTCCCCGGCTCCGGGCCGGACGGAAAGAGGCGCGCAGGGGCACGGGAAGGCGAACCTCCCATGGTGCGTTCCCGTGTCCGATCCACCGACCGCTCGTCGGTTGCGGCTCGATGGCCGCGAGATCGGCCCGATATCTGCATGTGGCGCCGAGTTGCGCGGCGTTTCGCACCGTCGGGGTGTACCGCCCGCCCGATCCGGACACCCCGCTGCCGTCGCCGCGCGGACCCGCGCGCTCCGGCGCCGGGTCCTCGGCCCGGCGTCAGCCACCCGGCCAGGGAAGGGGGGCTTCGTGAAGGAAGGCTTCCGGCCCCGACCCCGGCCCATCCGCCCAGTTCGCCTCGACGGGCTGACCGCAGGCGGTCGCCAGATCGGCGAGCCAGCGGGTGGGGTCACCCGGGAGACCCCGAAGGACCACGACCTGGCGCACCGGCCGGTGTCCGTTCTGGCCCGGTGCTCCGACCCGGGCGAGGGCTTCGGGTGGCTCCCCCAGCGCCCACCATTCGTCGCCGGGTGTCCACGTCGCCCGCAGCCGGGCCACGCTCGTCGCACCCACCGCCGTGGCCAGGTACAGCTCGAGCCGCGAGTCGATCTCGAGCCTCCGCGCGGTTCGGCGGGCGGGCGCCGCAGCCGGCTGCGCCCGGAGGCGCCGTCCCGGCGGCCGCGCCACCGCCGCCCGGCGCCGCCGTCGCAGGCGCCGGCGCGCGGAAGCGGCGGCGCGGGAGGCGGCGTGCCGGACCGGTGCCACCAGCCTCGCCACCGAGCGGCGCCGCGTCGCGCAGAGGGTGAGAAGCCGGGGGCGTTCCGGGCCGAGCTGGTCCTTCTGCGGTCCGCGGCCGGGCAGGTAATCGACGAGGGCCGGCGGACTCGCGGCGAACTCGCTCTCGAGTCCGCGCCACATCACGATCGTTCCCGCGCTGAGGGCAGCGAGCCTCCGGTCGTAGACGGTGGAATAGGCGACGGCGACCTCCCCGACGCGGAACCAGATGATGGCGGCGGCCGGCACACCTGCGACCCGGAGCACGTGCAGCCGGGACCAACCGCGGCGGTCACCCCAAGCGAGCAGCGCCTCGCGGTGGCGGGCGGTGATTGGGTGGAGCGGCCCCTTCCACCCGCGCGCGTGGAGTTCGCGGTAAACGTGAAAGGCGGCGCTCGCCGGGCGCGCGCGACCGCCGAACGAATCGACCGCGAGGGGCCCGAGCCGAGCGGCCTTGTTGCTGAAGTTCTTCACCGTCCGCTCGTACTTGCGGAAGCGGCGCCTGAAGCGATCCCACGGCTCGCCGGCAGGAGCGAGACACTCCGCGGTTCCCGGGCGCAGCCGAACCGAGAAGCCCGCCGCCTCGAGGGCCCGCGCGAGGAGGGGAGTGGCGGGATCGCGCTCGGGAAGGAGCGGAAGATCCAGCTCCCGGATCCCGGTCGAGGCCACCGCCTCGGCGAGCGCCTCCAGAACCTCGCGCCGGGGGCTCTCTCCGGCGAGCGCGGCCCGGACGCGCGGGCGGAAGTCGAGCCCGGCCGCTTCCCACCGCCCGGACCGGCGGGCGACCAGGGGCAGCACGGCGACGAGCCGCTCCCCCTCGAAAACCGCCGGGAGCCGCAGCGCCGGTTCCACCTCCGGGGCGGCGTCCAGCCAGGCCCGAAGCCAGCTCCACGAGTCGTAGAGGTCGGCCTGCACACCCCGGGACGGCGGCAGAGCGTCCCAGGCGCGAGCGAGCGGGTCATCCGCTCCGGGCATCCTCTCGATGAGCCGCGCCGCGAGGTGCACGCCGCCGGGACCTCCGCGGGGGCGCCCCGCCGGGGCCCCGCCTCGCCTGCTCCCCGGAGGACCGTAGGTCCGATCCCGGCACGCCCGCAACCGCCGCTCGTCCCGACCGGACGACCGCTGGCGGCCGAGGCGTTATGGTGGACCCGTCCGGCCCGTTATCAGGGCGGCGGGAGGCCACCGGCCGACCCGCGAGGAGAACACGCCATGCCATCCCTCCGACCCAGCCCTCGATTCAGCGTCGCGGCCATCCTCGTGGCTCTCCTGGCGAGCGGCCTCGCGGCCGCCCAGGAGCGCTGGCTCCACGTCCGCATCGTGGACGCCTCCGACGACGCGACAGACGTGAAGATCAACCTTCCGCTGGAGACGGTGCGCGCCTTGCTTCCCGCTTTCCAGGAGGCGGTCCGGGAGGCATACCGTGAGGTCAGGAGCGATCTGGCGGAGCAGGGGGTGGACCTCGAGGCGATCCGCCAGGCGCTGCAGAACGTGCCCGACGGCGAGTTCGTCACCATCCAGAGTGCCGGGGAGAACGTCCGGATCGCGAAGGAGAAGGGTTTCCTCGTGGTGCGGGTGAACGAGGCGGACAAGGAGCGGGTCGACCTGAAGGTTCCGACCCGGGTCTTCGAGGTGCTCGTCGCCGCCGGGGACGACGAGAGCGTGGACCTCGCGGCGGCCCTCGACGCGCTTGCCGAGACCACCGGGCAGGATCTCGTCCAGGTGACCGACGGGGAGAGCCGCATCCGCATCTGGATCGATGAAAAGGAGACCGCCGACTGAACCGGGCGGCGGGCCGGGACGGCAGGCCCGGCCCGCGGCTCAGGACACGGCAGCGCCCTTGAGGTGCACGTCGTGCTGAGGGTAGGGAATCGAGCACCCCGCCGCCTCCAGCTCTTCCTTGATCTTCCTCAGCAGGTCGAAGCGGAGCGGCCAGTAGTCCTCGCGGCGGCACCAGGGGCGGACGACGAGGTCCACGGAGGATTCCCCGAGCGCCGAGACCGCCACCACGGGGGCCGGATCCGACAGCACGCGAGGGTCCTCGCCGAGCACCCGCTCGACAGTCTCGACGGCGGTCGACAGATCGTCGTCATAGGACACGCCGACGACGATCTCGAGCCGGCGCGTGTCGTCGGCCGTGTAGTTCCTGATGGTCGCGCCGAAGACCTGGGAGTTCGGGATCAGGACACGCACGTTGTCGGGGGTGTCCAGCACGGTCACGAACGGTCCGATCTCCCGGACGCTACCGGCGACGCCGCCGATTTCGACGAAATCGCCGACCTGGAAGGGCCGGAAAATCAGAAGCATCACCCCCGAGGCGAAGTGCGCGAGGGTTCCCTGAAGCGCCAGGCCCAAGGCCAGTCCCGCTGCGCCGAGCAGCGCCACGAGCGAAGCGGTTTGCACGCCGAACAGGCCGAGGACCGCGGTGACCACCAACGCCAGGAACCCGTAGTACGCGAGGTTGCATAGGAAGGGCGAGAGCGTCGGATCGATCCGGGACCGCTGGAGGCCGCGCTCGAGGGCGGACCGGATGGCGCGGGCGGCGATCCATCCGAGAAACAGGACGGCCAAGGCTCCCAGAGCCTTGAGTCCCCAGACGGACAGCATGGCCAGCAACGGCTCCGCCAACTGGGTGAAGCGGGTTGATCCAGGCATCGTTCCTCCGATCTTCGAGCGGACGGTGGAGCATCCGCCTGCGGTCGCGACTCGCGACGATCATAAGAGGTGCTTCCCCGATGGTGCGCTGTCGCGCCGGTGGGGCGCGGGGGCGGCCCGTCCCGTCTTGCCTCCCGCATCCGGGACGCGCGCGCCGATCGGCCCCTCCGCCACACGCCGGATCCGGCATTCTCCGGCACGACCCGAAGGCGAAAGACCCGCCGCTCGCGCTTCCGCGGCAACCGCCGCGCCTTCGAAGCCGCCCGCCGCTCCGAGCCGCCTTTCTGTCCCGACTCCCCCTGCCGCGCCCACCGCACCGGCGCCCGCTCCCGCGGCTGGTCGTCCCGCCGCCGCGGCGGTCCTGTCGGGAACCGTGCGAAGAGACGCCCGGCGCCGAAAACGCGCCGCGAAGGAAGCACCTCCGTCTGGTAAAATCAGCAAGATGCGGGAAATCGAGGTGAAGGTCGAGGTCCGCGATGCCGATGCCGCGCGCGCCCGGCTCGGTGCAGCCGGGGCGGTGGCACGAACGCCACGGTACTTCGAGGACAACCGCGTCTACGACGACGAGAGCCGTTCGTTGGAGCGCAGCGGCCGCCTGCTCCGCCTGCGCTCGATCGGCAACCGGCACATCCTCACCCTCAAGGAGACGCCCGATCCCGAGGAGGGGGCGGAGCGGTACAAGGTCCGCCTCGAGCACGAGACGACGGTGGGCGATCCGCACGAAGCGGACCGGATTCTCCGCTCGCTCGGTTTTCTCGTCGCCTACCGGTACCAGAAATACCGGCAGAGTTACCGCTTGGGCGAGGTGACGGTGGAGCTGGACGAGACGCCGCTGGGCGTGTTTCTCGAGCTCGAGGGCCAACCGGTCGATATCGACGCTGCCGCCGAGCGGCTCGGTTTCGGCCCGTCGGACTACATCACCAAGACCTACCGGATGCTTCACCGCGAGAGGAGCCGCTCGGAGACTCCCGGCGATCTCGTGTTCGAGGACCGGCCGCCGGCGTGAGCTTCGAAGGCGCGGCGATGGTCCTCGCGGCGGGGCGCGGCGTCCGGATGCGACCCCTGACGGACGCCCGGGCCAAGCCGACTCTGCCGGTGTTGGGCATGTCTCTGCTGGAGCGGATCGTGCGGTTCTTGGCGGCGGAAGGGATCCGGGCCGTCGCCGTCAACGCCCACCACGCCGCGGCGAGCGTGCGCGCGTGCCTCGACCGGTGCAGCGATCTGCCGGTCCAGCGAGAGCTGTTCGTGGAGCCCGAGCTGATGGGCTCCGGGGGAGCCTTCGTGGCGCCGCGCTCGCTCCTCGCCTGCTCCGAGAGCTTCCTCGTTCACAACGGCGACACGCTCGTGCGCGCGCCGGTGGAGGAACTGGCACACGCCGCGCAGCGGCCGGACACTCTCGGCGCCCTGCTCGTCCGGCCCGGCCGCGTTCCCGGGTATCGCCCCGTCCTCGTTCGCGACGGGCGGGTCGTGGGTCTGTCCGGCGACGCCGCGGCGCAGGTCGGCGAGCCGGCGACCTACCTCGGGGTCGCGGTGTTCCGGAGGGCGGTTCTCGACGCCGTGCCGCCGGACCGGCCCTCCGAGCTGTTCGGCGACGTCCTTCTCCCGCTGGTCGCCCGGGGCATGAGGCTCGCGGCCGTTCCCTACCGCGGTCCGTGGCTCGAGTTCACCTCTCCCCCCGACTACCGCCGGAAGCTGGTGCGCCTCGTTCTGGAGTCGCGGGAACGTGGCTCCGCCGATCTTCCCGGCGGTCCGGCACCGTGCCGTCCGGTTCCCGAGGGGTGCTGCTTTTTCGGCGAGGGAGCTGTCGCCGCCGATTCCCGTCTGGCCGGGGGGGTGGTCCTCGAGCGCGGGGCACGGGTGATCGGATCGAGCGTCTCCGACTCGGTTCTACTCGAGCAGGCGCAGGTGGGTCCAGGTTCGCGGCTCGAGCGCGCGGTGGTCGCGGCCGGCTCGCGGGTGTCCCCCGGAACCGTGGTTCGCGACACCGTGCACGGATCGGAGCCGGCCCGGGAGAAGGACCGGTGACCACCGCCGACCGCCGCCAGCCCACCCTCGAGGCGCTCTGCCGCCGTTTCGGCGCCGAGCGTGCGGAGAGAATCGCACCCGATGCCTCGACGCGCGCTTTCTACCGCCTCCATCGCCGCCACGGAACCGCCGTCCTGCTCGTCGACGAGCGGGGCGGACCGGCCGCCGCGGAACGCATGGTCCGGGCCCATGGGCTGCTGGCGGGCATCGGCGTGCCTGTCCCGGCGCTGCTCGACCGAGAGGAATCGGCCGCCGCGCTGCTGTTCGAGGACGCCGGCTCGTGCCTTCTCGCGGAAGCCTGGCCGGAACTCCCTCCGGCGCGCCGGCGCGTTCTGTACGAGGAGCTGGCGGCCATCGCCGCCGCGATCGCCGTCGAGGGCACGGCCCGCCTGAGCCCCGGCGATCCGCTCGCCGAGCGGCCGCTCGGGCGCGAACGGCTCCGGATCGAGCTGGCGATGTTCGCCGTGCACGACGTGGCCGGCCGGAGGGGCGTCACCGACCGGGGGCTTCTCGGGGACCTGTCGCGGCTGCTCGACAGGATCGCGGCCGAGGCGGCCGCGTGCCCGCGCGAGTTCTCCCACCGTGACCTCCACTCCCGGAACGTCATGCTCGCGGCGGACGGCGGTTTGCGGATCCTCGACTTCCAGGACGCACTCCTCGCACCGAGGCACTACGATATCGCCTCGCTTCTCCTCGATCCCTATGTCGACCTCACCCCCGACGTGCGGGAGGCGGCGGCGGAACGCTACCGGAACGAACGAGGCTTCACGTTGGGGCTCGATGCGGACCCGCGGTTCCCCTGGGTGGGGCTGCAGCGAATGCTGAAGGCGATCGGCACCTACGCTTTCCAAGCCTCCCGCGCTCGACGGCCCCGTTTCCTCGCCCACATTCCGCCGGCTGAACAGCGCGCGCTCGAGCTGTGTGACAGGCTGTCGGGGCCGATCGGCCGCCTCGCGAAGGATCTGCTCGAAAAGATCGGCTTCACTCGGAACCGAACGACACGTCGTGGGTGATCTGCCATCCTGCCGCCCCGCGTGAGATCACCAGCATGGTGTATCCCGATCGCACGCCGGACGGGTCGTCCTCTCCGGTG
Coding sequences within:
- a CDS encoding ABC transporter permease, with amino-acid sequence MNRWRPLFALYRRELRCSLRERTILVSSVLIPIFLYPTLIWLIFTGVTFVQGQVEGLRGRVLLRDGGKLPALRERILAAEDLEIVEVAGGGTPQEQLRSGRVDAVLSVGAPAPGARSPALVLEYDGARDRSRMAKTRLEEIVGRLRADDAADRARRAGVPDRDWVLFAVERRNAATGRQMGAYLLGMMLPLLVVIIVAVGTMAPAVDATAGERERSTWETTLTLAVPRWQVAAAKYLHVATLGALAGLLNVAAMVASMRFMLAPILGSRTADFRFSLSPGTVLLFAAGIVAVALLLAALMMLAASAARTFREGQSMVVPLYLLTVLPLLLLQDPDIRLDLRWAAVPVVGVLLMLRDALNGVFSWPAIAAAVGVQGAAIALCLLAASRIIGREDFLLGAPGRSPASLLRRVLRRGRPTEAGRG
- a CDS encoding class I SAM-dependent methyltransferase, encoding MGFYGETVLPRLIHFVLGRRAISRLRSRRLAGVRGVVVEIGFGSGLSLPHYTPAVTRLIGIDPTRGALRLARDVLASARFPVALVAASAEHLPLADGSADAVVSAFTLCSIPDVDRALAEVGRVLRPGGELHFVEHGLSDEPRTARWQERLTPLQRRLAGGCRLDREFGGLARRAGFVLEELERFRLPGPRILTEIYAGIARRP
- a CDS encoding radical SAM protein; translation: MRASRGARESAAGPAAILRRSAAGGGCGGGRSRMTPGGRCRTESRPQLSLNDDPRLSRYVVVERGPDGTRRLRHTVTWSTLPPDAPEEALRAEFFLAGQEEEALERRLASEPTRIALTLVVTWRCNLRCTHCSVLHRLVRREERGLRPGDFRDFVERWRHRVAPPEGFTLSLVGGEPLLEPDLCSEAVSAVRGGGTARCDITTNLAVILQPAHIELLSRLDAIVVSLDGLEEAHNAQRRPYRDGFDPFRRTWENLERLVAEGLADRIHVQGAVRDPYGTIEHFENYQRALMAIGIRWDRISFGAVHPTVRDPAVQRTFLRTLRDPLPRWQMCCKYRGGRSLTVGPDGGVYSDFYDYERLGSVGDPPEAILERFRALARSMPALRDPTCRACPVLGCCWGGCTNARLLVGDRPSEHCGRESLIRTVRRLAEEGRLPEHGARPRCG
- a CDS encoding GNAT family N-acetyltransferase, coding for MHLAARLIERMPGADDPLARAWDALPPSRGVQADLYDSWSWLRAWLDAAPEVEPALRLPAVFEGERLVAVLPLVARRSGRWEAAGLDFRPRVRAALAGESPRREVLEALAEAVASTGIRELDLPLLPERDPATPLLARALEAAGFSVRLRPGTAECLAPAGEPWDRFRRRFRKYERTVKNFSNKAARLGPLAVDSFGGRARPASAAFHVYRELHARGWKGPLHPITARHREALLAWGDRRGWSRLHVLRVAGVPAAAIIWFRVGEVAVAYSTVYDRRLAALSAGTIVMWRGLESEFAASPPALVDYLPGRGPQKDQLGPERPRLLTLCATRRRSVARLVAPVRHAASRAAASARRRLRRRRRAAVARPPGRRLRAQPAAAPARRTARRLEIDSRLELYLATAVGATSVARLRATWTPGDEWWALGEPPEALARVGAPGQNGHRPVRQVVVLRGLPGDPTRWLADLATACGQPVEANWADGPGSGPEAFLHEAPLPWPGG
- a CDS encoding mechanosensitive ion channel family protein, whose translation is MPGSTRFTQLAEPLLAMLSVWGLKALGALAVLFLGWIAARAIRSALERGLQRSRIDPTLSPFLCNLAYYGFLALVVTAVLGLFGVQTASLVALLGAAGLALGLALQGTLAHFASGVMLLIFRPFQVGDFVEIGGVAGSVREIGPFVTVLDTPDNVRVLIPNSQVFGATIRNYTADDTRRLEIVVGVSYDDDLSTAVETVERVLGEDPRVLSDPAPVVAVSALGESSVDLVVRPWCRREDYWPLRFDLLRKIKEELEAAGCSIPYPQHDVHLKGAAVS
- a CDS encoding CYTH domain-containing protein translates to MREIEVKVEVRDADAARARLGAAGAVARTPRYFEDNRVYDDESRSLERSGRLLRLRSIGNRHILTLKETPDPEEGAERYKVRLEHETTVGDPHEADRILRSLGFLVAYRYQKYRQSYRLGEVTVELDETPLGVFLELEGQPVDIDAAAERLGFGPSDYITKTYRMLHRERSRSETPGDLVFEDRPPA
- a CDS encoding NDP-sugar synthase — protein: MSFEGAAMVLAAGRGVRMRPLTDARAKPTLPVLGMSLLERIVRFLAAEGIRAVAVNAHHAAASVRACLDRCSDLPVQRELFVEPELMGSGGAFVAPRSLLACSESFLVHNGDTLVRAPVEELAHAAQRPDTLGALLVRPGRVPGYRPVLVRDGRVVGLSGDAAAQVGEPATYLGVAVFRRAVLDAVPPDRPSELFGDVLLPLVARGMRLAAVPYRGPWLEFTSPPDYRRKLVRLVLESRERGSADLPGGPAPCRPVPEGCCFFGEGAVAADSRLAGGVVLERGARVIGSSVSDSVLLEQAQVGPGSRLERAVVAAGSRVSPGTVVRDTVHGSEPAREKDR